In Arthrobacter sp. B3I9, the following are encoded in one genomic region:
- a CDS encoding TlyA family RNA methyltransferase encodes MSRLDQALVGRGLARSRTHAARLIAEGKVTSAGEVLAKASLQVQDDTALDVAATGEDTYVSRAGHKLSGALDAFPAVEVTGKRCLDAGASTGGFTDVLLRRGAAHVVAVDVGHDQLVPQIRNDPRVSVHEGLNVRYMTPDAIGGPAALTVADLSFISLTLVVAPLAACTEPGGDLVLMVKPQFEIGKDRLGRTGVVTSERERRLAVSKVAAAAVDAGLELRGLASSPLPGQDGNVEYFLWIKRGIRNDLPKIEERDAAVAALTAMIWPKHQQQ; translated from the coding sequence ATGAGCAGGCTTGACCAGGCTCTCGTCGGCCGCGGGCTGGCACGCTCCCGCACGCACGCGGCACGCCTCATTGCCGAGGGCAAAGTCACGTCCGCCGGTGAAGTGCTGGCCAAAGCCTCGCTTCAGGTGCAGGACGACACTGCACTGGACGTTGCGGCCACGGGCGAGGACACCTACGTCAGCCGGGCCGGCCACAAGCTCTCCGGGGCGCTGGATGCCTTTCCCGCCGTCGAGGTGACAGGAAAACGCTGCCTCGACGCCGGCGCTTCGACAGGCGGGTTCACCGACGTGCTGCTGCGGCGCGGCGCCGCCCACGTGGTGGCTGTCGACGTCGGGCATGACCAGCTGGTGCCGCAGATCCGGAACGACCCCCGCGTCTCCGTCCACGAAGGACTTAACGTCCGCTACATGACGCCGGACGCGATCGGGGGACCGGCTGCCCTGACGGTCGCGGACCTGTCCTTCATCTCTTTGACTTTGGTTGTCGCGCCGCTTGCAGCCTGCACCGAGCCGGGCGGTGACCTGGTCCTGATGGTTAAGCCGCAGTTCGAAATTGGCAAGGACCGGCTGGGCCGCACCGGCGTTGTCACCTCCGAACGTGAACGCCGCCTGGCGGTCAGCAAGGTTGCCGCCGCTGCCGTGGATGCGGGGCTGGAACTGCGGGGCCTGGCGAGCAGTCCGCTGCCCGGCCAGGACGGAAACGTTGAGTACTTCCTGTGGATAAAACGCGGGATCAGGAATGATCTGCCTAAGATCGAGGAGCGGGACGCAGCCGTTGCTGCGTTGACCGCAATGATCTGGCCGAAGCACCAGCAGCAGTAG
- a CDS encoding HAD-IIA family hydrolase — protein MNGNDLISKFDALLADLDGVVYAGPNAIPGAVESLRNLAGIGVGLGYVTNNASRTPAQVAQHLRDLGAPAEDHQVVSSSQAAGELLASLLPAGARVLITGGDALAAEIELVGLVPVRSEAEEPVAVVQGFHPDVGWRDLAEAAFVVAGGALWVATNTDLSIPQQRGIAPGNGSLVAAVTAATGKLPLVAGKPEAPLFHAAAKRLAADRPLVVGDRLDTDILGGNRAGFATAAVLTGVDTRESILAARTLERPGFLINDLTDLYRPYPAVEHDAGRYSCGAASAVVDGQTVRVSGDPADLDAWRAACAAWWAANPETAAALAPELEWLDQ, from the coding sequence ATGAACGGCAATGATCTGATCTCGAAGTTCGACGCGCTGCTCGCCGACCTGGATGGCGTGGTCTACGCAGGACCCAACGCCATCCCGGGGGCGGTGGAGTCCCTGCGCAACCTCGCCGGAATCGGCGTCGGTCTTGGCTACGTCACCAACAACGCCTCCCGGACGCCGGCGCAGGTCGCCCAGCACCTGCGTGATCTCGGCGCGCCGGCGGAGGACCACCAGGTGGTCAGCTCCTCGCAGGCCGCCGGAGAGCTGCTGGCTTCGCTGCTGCCCGCCGGTGCCCGCGTCCTGATCACCGGCGGAGACGCGTTGGCGGCTGAAATCGAACTGGTCGGGCTGGTGCCGGTCCGCTCGGAGGCGGAAGAGCCGGTCGCCGTCGTGCAGGGGTTCCACCCGGACGTCGGCTGGAGGGACCTCGCTGAGGCCGCCTTCGTTGTTGCTGGCGGCGCCCTGTGGGTGGCCACGAACACGGACCTGTCCATTCCCCAGCAACGGGGCATCGCCCCGGGCAACGGGTCCCTTGTCGCGGCCGTGACGGCGGCAACCGGGAAGTTGCCGCTGGTTGCCGGCAAGCCCGAGGCGCCGCTGTTCCACGCCGCCGCCAAACGGCTGGCCGCGGACCGCCCCCTCGTCGTCGGGGACCGGCTGGACACGGACATCCTTGGGGGCAACAGGGCGGGCTTCGCCACCGCCGCGGTGCTTACCGGCGTCGACACCCGCGAATCCATCCTTGCTGCCCGGACCCTCGAACGCCCGGGGTTCCTGATCAATGACCTCACGGACCTCTACCGCCCCTACCCGGCCGTGGAGCACGACGCCGGCCGCTACAGCTGCGGCGCCGCCTCCGCCGTCGTGGACGGGCAGACTGTCCGCGTCAGCGGAGATCCTGCCGACCTGGATGCCTGGCGGGCCGCCTGCGCGGCCTGGTGGGCCGCCAACCCGGAAACCGCCGCCGCGCTCGCGCCCGAACTTGAGTGGCTGGATCAGTAG
- a CDS encoding anti-sigma factor domain-containing protein encodes MAHLDDEQLSLLALGEDLGKDADVHVSQCRACAETLQSLQQTVLVATADSSSVQLQEPGGHNWAAIHAALGLSPSLAADPLSAAAGRDSGKSDAGKSSSEGDAGQSDARRPDPGASGQATPGTGAAAPAAPTPLRRREKQPGDRRGLWILGVAAGTAAGLVIGAWTAANVFGPAESPRAAPSTSQPAPTGPAAGLLADASLQPLASHSASGEAVVQRLADGSRQLVIRLPDEPLSGFREVWVGSADLSKMVSLGILGNQEGSFVLPTGLDLTQYPIVDISQEPYDGDPAHSAESIARGVLTLRG; translated from the coding sequence ATGGCACACCTTGATGATGAACAGCTCAGTTTGCTGGCACTCGGCGAGGACCTCGGCAAAGACGCCGACGTTCACGTCAGCCAGTGCCGCGCGTGCGCGGAGACGCTGCAGTCCCTGCAGCAAACCGTGCTTGTTGCCACCGCGGACTCCAGCTCGGTGCAGCTGCAGGAACCCGGCGGACACAATTGGGCGGCCATCCACGCAGCGCTTGGGCTGTCTCCATCCTTGGCGGCGGATCCACTAAGCGCCGCTGCCGGTCGCGACTCGGGCAAGTCGGACGCGGGCAAGTCCAGCTCAGAAGGCGACGCGGGCCAGTCGGACGCGCGTCGGCCGGACCCAGGCGCGTCCGGCCAAGCGACGCCCGGCACGGGCGCGGCCGCCCCAGCAGCGCCGACTCCCTTGCGCCGCCGCGAGAAACAGCCTGGTGACCGTCGCGGCCTGTGGATCCTGGGAGTAGCTGCGGGCACAGCCGCGGGACTAGTCATCGGAGCCTGGACAGCGGCCAATGTTTTCGGCCCTGCCGAATCTCCGCGTGCCGCGCCCAGTACGTCGCAGCCGGCCCCGACTGGACCGGCTGCCGGGTTGCTGGCTGATGCGTCACTGCAGCCCTTGGCATCCCATTCAGCAAGCGGCGAAGCGGTCGTTCAGCGGCTGGCCGACGGGTCCCGGCAATTAGTGATCCGGCTACCGGATGAGCCCCTGTCCGGCTTCCGGGAGGTCTGGGTCGGATCGGCAGACTTGTCCAAAATGGTCAGTCTGGGAATCCTGGGCAACCAGGAGGGCTCCTTCGTTCTACCCACCGGGCTGGACCTGACCCAATATCCCATCGTCGATATCTCCCAGGAACCCTACGACGGAGATCCGGCACACTCAGCGGAAAGCATCGCCAGAGGGGTGCTGACCCTGCGCGGGTGA
- a CDS encoding RNA polymerase sigma factor codes for MEAAAHSWDVALDRAFAAGEEQALAEAYRKMSPLVYTLALRSLGERAAADDVTQEVFIRAWRSRASYRPGAARLPAWLIGITRNVINDALAARSRQYDVERAALRLVTDPASDADAKDVEAVADRITLEDELERLGDPQRAIMRLAFYEDLTHDQISSRLQLPLGTVKSHIRRSLTRLRARLEVEHGTP; via the coding sequence ATGGAGGCTGCCGCGCACAGTTGGGACGTCGCCCTTGATCGCGCGTTCGCCGCCGGCGAGGAACAGGCCCTCGCAGAGGCGTATCGGAAAATGAGTCCGCTGGTCTATACCTTGGCGTTGAGATCCCTTGGGGAGCGTGCCGCCGCCGACGACGTAACGCAGGAGGTCTTCATCCGGGCCTGGCGATCGAGGGCCAGCTATCGACCCGGGGCGGCCAGGCTGCCGGCGTGGCTAATCGGGATCACCAGGAATGTGATCAACGATGCGCTGGCCGCACGCTCACGCCAGTACGACGTTGAACGGGCAGCCCTTCGCCTCGTGACGGACCCGGCATCCGACGCCGATGCGAAAGACGTCGAGGCTGTTGCGGACCGCATAACCTTGGAAGATGAACTTGAGCGTTTAGGGGATCCACAGAGGGCAATCATGCGGCTGGCGTTTTATGAGGACCTGACCCACGATCAGATTTCGTCGCGCCTGCAGCTCCCGCTGGGAACAGTGAAGAGCCACATCCGGCGAAGCCTCACCCGGCTCAGGGCCCGCTTGGAGGTGGAACATGGCACACCTTGA
- a CDS encoding DUF4397 domain-containing protein, which produces MRKSLSAAAGVLTLLAGVAVASPAQASDRHDDDTAKLSVLHGVPGLTVDVWVDGKLTLDNFAPGTLAGPLDVPEGHHKIAITGADATSADNPVIGPVRVDLEDGRNYTAVAHLKADGTPTATLFRNSISPSPDGKGKLTVRHVAAAPAVDVLAGGKAVIKGLTNSHQKKLTLKAGTVPAAVAAARTTVPVIGPADVPVTEGKNTIVYAWGSLADNNLGVAVQVVDLRPSEQQRRLTSTIGSRVQPVPVAGPR; this is translated from the coding sequence ATGCGTAAATCACTCTCTGCAGCCGCCGGAGTACTGACTCTCCTGGCTGGAGTGGCCGTGGCGAGTCCTGCCCAGGCCAGCGACAGGCACGACGACGACACAGCAAAACTCTCCGTATTGCACGGGGTCCCCGGACTCACCGTGGATGTCTGGGTCGACGGCAAGTTGACTCTGGACAACTTCGCTCCGGGCACACTGGCGGGGCCGTTGGACGTTCCTGAGGGGCACCACAAAATCGCGATTACCGGCGCGGACGCCACCAGCGCCGACAACCCGGTAATCGGCCCCGTCCGAGTGGACCTGGAGGACGGCCGGAACTACACGGCTGTGGCGCACCTGAAGGCTGACGGCACGCCGACAGCCACCCTGTTCCGTAACAGCATCTCGCCCAGCCCGGATGGAAAAGGAAAACTGACGGTCCGCCACGTTGCAGCCGCGCCGGCCGTTGACGTGCTGGCCGGCGGAAAGGCCGTCATCAAGGGCCTCACCAATTCCCATCAGAAGAAGCTCACCCTGAAGGCAGGAACTGTCCCGGCTGCGGTTGCAGCAGCGCGCACCACCGTCCCGGTGATCGGCCCCGCCGATGTCCCGGTCACCGAGGGCAAGAACACCATTGTCTATGCCTGGGGCAGCCTCGCCGACAACAACCTCGGCGTCGCGGTGCAGGTGGTGGACCTCCGCCCGAGCGAACAACAACGACGACTGACCAGCACGATAGGTTCCCGGGTCCAGCCCGTTCCCGTGGCGGGGCCGCGTTGA
- the tyrS gene encoding tyrosine--tRNA ligase, with product MSQLNDLRSQQNDPSFANIWQELKWRGLVHVSTDEAELEKLLAGDPATYYCGFDPTAPSLHLGNLVQLLLMRRIQLAGHKPLGLVGGSTGLIGDPRQTAERVLNTPETVAEWVGKLQAQVQRFLSFEGDNAARMVNNLDWTAPLSAIDFLRGIGKHFRVGTMIKKDIVANRLNSDEGISYTEFSYQILQGMDYLQLFRDYGCVLQTGGSDQWGNLTSGTDLIRKVEGKHVHALGTPLITNSDGTKFGKSEGNAIWLDADMCSPYAFYQFWLNTADNDVVARLKVFTFLNRTEIEALEAAVADRPFAREGQRKLAYEVTSLVHGVDATEKVIAASAALFGNGDLTVLDEATLKAATSELPSATVDAGSLGIVDLLVASGLSESKSAARRTVGEGGAYVNNTKVTDPEAVIEAGQLLHGQYLLLRRGKKNLASVQVPAS from the coding sequence GTGTCCCAGCTAAATGATCTCCGTTCCCAGCAGAATGACCCCAGCTTCGCCAACATCTGGCAGGAGCTGAAATGGCGCGGCCTCGTCCACGTCTCCACGGACGAGGCGGAGCTGGAAAAGCTTCTCGCGGGGGACCCTGCCACGTATTACTGCGGCTTTGATCCGACAGCGCCCAGCCTGCACCTGGGCAACCTGGTCCAGTTGCTCCTCATGCGTCGAATCCAGCTCGCCGGGCACAAACCGCTAGGGCTTGTGGGCGGATCGACCGGCCTCATCGGGGACCCCCGGCAGACCGCTGAGCGGGTGCTCAACACGCCAGAAACCGTCGCGGAGTGGGTAGGCAAGCTGCAGGCACAGGTCCAGCGCTTCCTCAGCTTCGAGGGGGACAACGCAGCCAGGATGGTCAACAACCTGGATTGGACCGCGCCGCTGAGCGCCATCGACTTCCTCCGCGGCATCGGCAAGCACTTCCGCGTCGGCACCATGATCAAAAAGGACATCGTCGCCAACCGGCTGAATTCCGATGAAGGAATCAGCTACACCGAGTTCAGCTACCAGATCCTGCAGGGCATGGACTACCTGCAACTCTTCCGTGACTACGGCTGCGTGCTGCAGACCGGTGGCTCGGACCAGTGGGGCAACCTCACCAGCGGAACGGACCTCATCCGCAAGGTGGAGGGCAAGCACGTCCACGCATTGGGGACGCCCCTGATCACCAACTCGGACGGCACGAAGTTCGGCAAGAGCGAAGGCAACGCGATCTGGCTGGATGCCGATATGTGCAGCCCGTATGCGTTTTACCAGTTCTGGCTCAACACGGCGGACAACGACGTCGTTGCTCGCCTGAAGGTCTTCACGTTCCTGAACCGCACCGAGATCGAGGCGCTGGAAGCCGCCGTGGCCGATCGGCCATTTGCCCGCGAGGGTCAGCGGAAGCTCGCTTATGAAGTGACCTCCCTTGTCCACGGCGTGGATGCGACGGAAAAGGTCATCGCCGCCTCCGCGGCGCTGTTCGGGAACGGGGACCTTACCGTCCTGGACGAAGCGACGCTCAAGGCGGCTACCTCTGAACTGCCGTCGGCCACCGTCGACGCCGGGTCCCTGGGAATCGTAGACCTGCTGGTTGCGTCGGGGCTCTCTGAGAGCAAGTCCGCAGCGCGCAGGACGGTCGGCGAAGGCGGCGCCTATGTGAACAACACCAAGGTGACGGATCCTGAGGCTGTCATTGAAGCCGGCCAGCTGCTGCACGGCCAGTACCTTCTGCTGCGCCGGGGAAAGAAGAACCTGGCCAGCGTGCAGGTTCCGGCGTCCTAA
- a CDS encoding AAA family ATPase, with protein sequence MHDADLAHERDYVAGLYARLDELRAEKRAQLAQVRRAGAVGTMQNVSERDAFAALYEDRLAQLDAVDDRLVFGRLDLDSGEAQYIGRIGLTTEDLQRLMVDWRAPEAGHFYQATAFDRQGVRRRRHLILQGREVKAIEDDVLDADMLADDDSLQGEGALLAALNSKRTGRMSDIVGTIQSEQDRIIRSAISGALVVQGGPGTGKTAVALHRAAYLLYTHRERLKTAGVLLVGPSSSFMKYIERVLPSLGETGVVMASLGRLMPGVHAVAEAEPAVAAIKGRLDMAEVVANAVANRQRLPASNRVLMVDGRKLVLTPRQVRRARDRARATGKPHNEARVSFVKILLRELTEQMTELVEAGNIGNNADRSYLAEDVRSARDVRIALNLCWMPMTPEKLVGELLSKPALLEACAPNLSAAERALLLRPAGSPWTEADVPLLDEAAELLGELDPAAGRGLAQQEHDRARDLANAKQTLVNMETAGVDVLISAEDLVDQNQEREGRLTAAERATTDRNWAFGHIVVDEAQELSPMQWRLLVRRCPLKSFTIVGDIAQTSSVAGANSWHSALAPMFGDRWQLEELTVNYRTPSQIAEAAARMANAAGLVVSAPKAVREGRWSPVIDRVEPGKVVSTLVDVLPQELDALDGGLLAVIADGDLLPEATAALRAVYGHRVGTDAGSYVQDIVVISPREAKGLEFDGVVVLEPSAMLNHEHGRVGDLYVAMTRPTQRLRLIAAAGIPAGIED encoded by the coding sequence ATGCACGACGCTGATTTGGCTCATGAACGCGACTATGTGGCCGGACTATACGCCCGGCTGGATGAGTTGCGGGCGGAGAAGCGCGCCCAGCTTGCCCAGGTCCGCCGCGCCGGTGCGGTCGGCACCATGCAGAACGTCTCCGAACGTGACGCGTTTGCCGCCCTGTACGAGGACCGCCTGGCCCAGCTCGACGCCGTCGACGACCGGCTGGTGTTCGGCCGACTCGACCTTGACTCGGGGGAAGCGCAGTACATCGGCCGCATCGGCCTGACCACCGAGGACCTGCAGCGCCTCATGGTGGACTGGCGCGCTCCGGAAGCCGGCCACTTCTATCAGGCGACGGCCTTTGACCGGCAGGGCGTCCGCCGGCGCCGGCACCTGATCCTGCAGGGCCGGGAAGTGAAGGCGATCGAGGATGACGTGCTCGACGCCGACATGCTCGCCGACGACGATTCGCTCCAGGGCGAAGGCGCCCTGCTGGCTGCCCTCAACTCCAAGCGGACCGGCCGCATGTCCGACATCGTGGGGACCATCCAGTCCGAGCAGGACCGGATCATCCGTTCCGCGATTTCCGGTGCGCTCGTGGTCCAGGGCGGGCCGGGCACCGGCAAGACCGCCGTCGCGCTGCACCGCGCCGCCTACCTGCTCTACACCCACCGGGAACGCCTCAAGACCGCGGGCGTGCTCCTCGTGGGCCCGTCCTCGTCCTTCATGAAGTACATCGAACGGGTGCTGCCCTCCCTCGGCGAGACCGGCGTCGTCATGGCAAGCCTGGGCCGCCTGATGCCTGGTGTCCACGCCGTCGCCGAGGCAGAACCTGCCGTGGCCGCCATCAAGGGGCGGCTCGACATGGCCGAGGTCGTGGCGAACGCCGTCGCCAACAGGCAGCGCCTCCCGGCCAGCAACCGGGTCCTCATGGTGGACGGGCGGAAGCTGGTGCTGACACCGCGCCAGGTCCGCCGTGCCCGCGACAGGGCACGGGCCACAGGGAAGCCGCACAACGAAGCCCGGGTGTCCTTCGTCAAGATCCTGCTGCGCGAACTGACCGAGCAGATGACCGAGCTGGTGGAGGCCGGGAACATCGGCAACAACGCCGACCGTTCGTACCTCGCCGAGGACGTCCGCTCCGCCCGTGACGTGCGCATCGCGCTGAACCTCTGCTGGATGCCGATGACGCCGGAGAAGCTTGTGGGGGAGCTGCTGAGCAAGCCGGCCCTCCTGGAAGCCTGCGCGCCCAACCTCAGCGCCGCCGAGCGCGCACTGCTGCTCCGGCCCGCCGGTTCGCCGTGGACCGAAGCCGACGTGCCGCTGCTGGACGAGGCCGCAGAGCTCCTCGGCGAGCTTGACCCGGCGGCGGGCAGGGGGCTGGCGCAGCAGGAGCATGACCGCGCCCGCGATCTTGCCAACGCGAAGCAGACCCTGGTCAACATGGAAACGGCCGGAGTCGATGTGCTGATCTCCGCCGAGGACCTCGTTGACCAGAACCAGGAGCGCGAGGGCCGGCTGACCGCCGCGGAGCGTGCCACGACCGACCGCAACTGGGCTTTCGGGCACATTGTGGTGGACGAGGCCCAGGAGCTGTCCCCGATGCAGTGGCGCCTGCTGGTGCGCCGCTGTCCGCTGAAATCCTTCACCATCGTGGGGGACATCGCGCAGACAAGTTCCGTGGCGGGAGCCAATTCCTGGCACAGCGCCCTCGCCCCGATGTTCGGGGACCGCTGGCAGCTTGAGGAACTCACAGTCAACTACCGGACCCCGTCGCAGATTGCCGAAGCCGCCGCCCGGATGGCCAACGCGGCGGGGCTGGTTGTTTCCGCGCCGAAGGCGGTCCGGGAGGGGCGCTGGTCCCCGGTCATCGACCGTGTCGAGCCCGGCAAGGTGGTCAGCACCCTCGTGGACGTGCTTCCGCAGGAACTGGACGCGCTCGACGGCGGCCTGCTGGCCGTGATCGCGGACGGGGACCTGCTTCCGGAGGCCACCGCCGCGCTGCGCGCCGTCTACGGCCACCGGGTAGGCACCGACGCCGGGAGTTACGTCCAGGACATCGTGGTGATCAGCCCCCGTGAGGCAAAGGGCCTGGAGTTCGACGGCGTCGTGGTGCTGGAGCCATCGGCCATGCTGAACCACGAACACGGACGCGTCGGCGACCTCTACGTGGCCATGACGCGGCCCACGCAGCGGCTGCGGCTCATCGCGGCTGCCGGCATCCCCGCCGGTATCGAGGACTGA
- a CDS encoding adenine phosphoribosyltransferase, with product MNQSQQDPNQTTSAAPVDELISSLCATIPDYPKPGISFKDLTPVFADGAAFRVVVDALVAPFQGQFDAVAGVEARGFLLAAAAAYATGTGVVTVRKAGKLPREVVAEDYALEYGTATLELHTTDLAPGSRVLILDDVLATGGTLGAAARLFERCGITVAGVGVVLELEGLPGRTALAGQQVLSLLRV from the coding sequence GTGAACCAAAGCCAGCAGGACCCGAACCAGACGACAAGCGCAGCCCCGGTGGATGAGCTGATCAGCAGCCTCTGCGCCACCATCCCCGACTACCCCAAGCCCGGCATCAGCTTCAAGGACCTGACGCCCGTCTTCGCGGACGGCGCCGCCTTCAGGGTTGTTGTGGATGCCCTGGTGGCTCCGTTCCAGGGCCAGTTCGACGCCGTCGCGGGTGTGGAAGCGCGGGGTTTCCTGCTGGCCGCGGCCGCCGCCTACGCCACCGGCACCGGCGTCGTGACTGTCCGTAAGGCTGGCAAGCTCCCGCGCGAAGTCGTGGCAGAGGACTACGCCCTGGAATACGGCACGGCGACCCTGGAATTGCATACGACGGACCTCGCACCGGGAAGCAGGGTGCTCATCCTCGACGACGTCCTCGCCACCGGCGGCACCCTGGGAGCGGCCGCAAGGTTGTTCGAACGCTGCGGCATCACGGTGGCGGGCGTCGGCGTGGTCCTCGAACTCGAGGGGCTGCCCGGCCGGACCGCCCTTGCAGGGCAGCAGGTCCTGTCCCTCCTGCGCGTTTAG
- a CDS encoding DNA-3-methyladenine glycosylase, translating into MTTRPPSHAVPGAVPGSPLPEGGQSAEEVRKVLSADARQVAPLLLGAVLTHKGRDGTVAVRITEVEAYLGPHDSLHPDPGSHTFRGPTARNAPMFGPAGHLYVYFTYGLHHCANIVCGPVGRASALLLRAGEVVAGEELALARRPTSKAPKDLASGPARLATALGLTTADSGRDALGGPFRLQLPETPAEDISSGPRVGVSGAGGTHDYPWRFWLTGDPTVSRYKAAKVRTRSRSISTQ; encoded by the coding sequence ATGACCACCCGCCCGCCGTCCCATGCCGTACCTGGTGCAGTACCGGGCAGCCCCCTGCCCGAAGGCGGTCAGTCGGCCGAGGAAGTGCGGAAGGTTCTCTCCGCCGATGCCCGGCAGGTGGCGCCGCTGCTGCTGGGTGCCGTGCTGACGCATAAGGGGCGGGACGGCACGGTGGCGGTGCGGATCACCGAGGTCGAGGCGTATCTGGGGCCGCACGACTCCCTGCACCCTGACCCGGGTTCGCACACCTTCCGCGGCCCCACCGCCCGCAACGCGCCGATGTTCGGGCCGGCCGGGCATCTCTATGTTTACTTCACCTATGGCCTGCACCACTGCGCCAACATCGTCTGCGGACCGGTCGGCCGGGCCTCGGCGTTGCTGCTGCGCGCCGGCGAGGTGGTCGCGGGGGAGGAGTTGGCACTCGCCCGCCGTCCGACGTCGAAAGCCCCCAAGGACCTGGCGAGCGGCCCGGCCCGGCTGGCCACCGCGCTTGGACTCACGACGGCGGACAGCGGCCGGGATGCTCTCGGCGGCCCGTTCCGCCTCCAGCTGCCGGAGACCCCCGCTGAGGACATCAGCTCCGGTCCGAGGGTAGGGGTCTCCGGGGCCGGCGGCACGCATGATTACCCGTGGCGCTTCTGGCTCACCGGCGACCCAACGGTCTCCCGCTACAAGGCGGCAAAAGTGCGTACCCGGAGCCGCTCGATCTCCACCCAGTAG
- a CDS encoding DNA-3-methyladenine glycosylase 2 family protein, whose product MDFWQRYRAIDARDTRFDGQFYTAVRTTGIYCRPSCPARTPKAGNVTFYETSAAAHDAGYRACKRCLPEAVPGTPAWNLRSDIAGRAMRLINDGVINRDGVEGLAARLGYSSRQLNRILSSELGAGPLSLARASRAQTARTLLVSTSMKAANIAFAAGFSSVRQFNETIGEVFAMTPSALRATARHHRAPAAASVSSTALTLNLPYREPFDPGIFDFLAVRAIPGIEEGTSRSYARTLRLAHGDARFRVDHDAGAPGRPLVLTIGAVDLRDLPSLLSRVRRLLDLDADPVAIDAALTADPRLAPGVAAAPGMRMPGAVDPQELLIRAMVGQQITVAAARTALVQLSQAGSDSTVPGDGLHRIFPTAAQIVASGPGLLRGPQRRIDSVCGAAAAMASGALDFGYGDDVPGLEAKLLPLPGVGPWTVGYVAMRVIGAPDVFLANDAAVRNGIRALEPQADGAAADPDFRGLSPWRSYATMHLWRAAAQASKRSGPAAPEAQTTILTKVMQ is encoded by the coding sequence ATGGACTTCTGGCAGCGTTACCGGGCGATCGACGCCCGGGACACCCGTTTCGACGGGCAGTTCTACACCGCTGTCCGGACCACTGGCATCTATTGCCGGCCCTCCTGCCCGGCACGGACCCCCAAAGCCGGCAACGTGACCTTCTACGAGACGTCCGCGGCGGCGCACGACGCGGGGTACCGGGCCTGCAAGCGGTGCCTGCCGGAAGCCGTACCGGGCACGCCCGCGTGGAACCTCCGCTCCGACATTGCAGGACGCGCCATGCGGCTGATCAACGACGGTGTGATCAACCGCGACGGCGTCGAGGGGCTCGCCGCCCGGCTGGGGTACTCGTCGCGCCAGCTGAACCGGATCCTGAGCTCCGAACTCGGCGCCGGTCCGTTGTCGCTGGCCCGGGCAAGCCGGGCGCAGACCGCCCGCACCCTCCTCGTCTCCACGTCCATGAAGGCCGCCAACATCGCGTTTGCCGCAGGCTTCAGCAGCGTGCGCCAGTTCAATGAGACGATCGGCGAAGTCTTCGCCATGACGCCTTCGGCGCTGCGGGCCACCGCTCGGCACCACCGGGCCCCGGCGGCGGCGTCGGTTTCGTCGACAGCCCTGACGCTGAACCTCCCCTACCGTGAACCGTTCGACCCGGGCATCTTCGACTTCCTCGCGGTCCGGGCCATCCCCGGCATCGAGGAGGGCACGTCCCGTTCCTACGCCCGCACCCTGCGCCTGGCCCACGGCGATGCCCGGTTCCGGGTGGACCACGACGCCGGCGCCCCAGGCCGGCCGCTCGTCCTGACCATCGGAGCCGTCGACCTGCGGGACCTCCCCTCGCTGCTCAGCCGGGTCCGCCGCCTGCTGGACCTCGACGCCGACCCCGTCGCCATCGACGCGGCCCTGACTGCGGATCCCCGGCTGGCTCCCGGCGTCGCCGCAGCCCCCGGAATGCGGATGCCCGGAGCGGTGGACCCCCAGGAACTGCTGATCCGGGCCATGGTAGGGCAGCAGATCACTGTTGCCGCCGCCCGGACCGCGCTCGTCCAGCTGTCCCAGGCGGGCAGTGACAGCACAGTGCCGGGCGACGGCCTGCACCGTATCTTCCCGACGGCTGCGCAGATCGTGGCGTCGGGCCCGGGACTGCTCCGCGGGCCGCAGCGCCGGATTGACTCGGTCTGCGGCGCGGCTGCGGCAATGGCCTCGGGAGCCCTGGACTTCGGCTACGGCGACGACGTGCCGGGCCTCGAAGCCAAGCTGCTTCCATTGCCCGGGGTTGGGCCCTGGACCGTGGGGTATGTAGCGATGCGCGTGATCGGCGCCCCGGACGTCTTCCTCGCAAACGACGCCGCCGTCCGGAACGGCATCCGGGCTCTCGAACCGCAGGCGGACGGCGCTGCTGCGGATCCCGACTTCCGCGGACTGAGCCCCTGGCGTTCCTACGCCACCATGCACCTCTGGCGGGCGGCCGCCCAGGCCTCCAAACGCAGTGGCCCTGCCGCTCCGGAAGCACAGACCACCATCCTGACGAAAGTGATGCAATGA